The following are from one region of the Ignavibacteriota bacterium genome:
- a CDS encoding NAD(P)-binding domain-containing protein, protein MKIGIFGTGVVGQTIAEKLVQLGHQVFIGTRDKQATLAKTGKDNFGRPPFNEWLKNNSKVQLGTYSEAASFGELLVNATSGTGSIDALKLAGENNLSNKILLDISNPLDFSKGMPPTLTISNTDSLSELIQRTFTKTKVVKSLNTLTAYLMVNPKLLPEPTNIFLNGNDGGAKSEIKKLLTTFGWNENDIIDMGDISTARGTEQLLPIWVRLWGALGTPIFNFKIVVGNN, encoded by the coding sequence ATGAAAATAGGAATTTTTGGTACCGGTGTGGTAGGACAAACTATTGCGGAAAAGTTAGTTCAACTTGGTCATCAGGTGTTCATTGGAACAAGAGATAAACAAGCGACACTTGCAAAAACCGGGAAGGATAATTTTGGAAGACCACCATTTAACGAATGGCTGAAAAATAATTCAAAAGTTCAGCTTGGAACTTATTCAGAAGCTGCGTCATTCGGAGAACTGCTTGTTAATGCAACAAGTGGTACCGGTTCAATCGATGCTCTTAAATTAGCTGGTGAAAATAATCTTTCAAATAAAATATTACTTGATATTTCCAACCCACTTGATTTTTCAAAAGGAATGCCTCCAACTTTAACAATCAGTAATACAGATTCTCTGAGTGAACTTATCCAAAGAACATTTACCAAAACTAAAGTTGTGAAAAGTCTAAACACATTAACTGCTTATCTGATGGTGAATCCAAAATTATTGCCAGAACCAACAAATATTTTTCTTAATGGTAATGATGGAGGTGCAAAATCCGAAATCAAAAAACTTTTAACAACTTTCGGTTGGAATGAAAATGATATAATAGATATGGGAGACATTTCAACAGCAAGAGGAACAGAACAATTACTTCCGATATGGGTGAGATTGTGGGGCGCTCTTGGAACTCCAATATTTAATTTTAAGATAGTAGTTGGAAATAATTGA
- a CDS encoding DUF1801 domain-containing protein produces MKIQDQIKEYIANQPEPKRTDIKVLHKRILQILPKCRLWFLDGKDAKGKIVSNPNIGYGFYTIKYADGTTREFYQIGLSANKTGISVYILGIDDKTYLPKTFGKKLGKASVTGYCIKFKSLKDINIDVLETAIRYGFKY; encoded by the coding sequence ATGAAAATACAAGATCAAATCAAAGAGTATATTGCTAATCAACCTGAACCAAAGCGTACAGACATTAAAGTTTTGCACAAACGCATACTTCAAATATTGCCCAAATGTAGATTATGGTTCTTAGATGGCAAAGATGCTAAAGGTAAAATTGTTTCCAATCCTAATATCGGATATGGATTTTACACCATAAAATATGCTGATGGAACTACCAGAGAGTTTTATCAAATTGGATTAAGTGCAAACAAAACCGGAATTTCTGTTTATATACTTGGTATTGATGATAAAACATACTTACCTAAAACGTTTGGTAAAAAATTAGGCAAGGCAAGTGTAACAGGGTATTGCATTAAGTTTAAATCGTTGAAAGATATAAACATAGATGTACTTGAAACAGCAATTCGCTACGGATTTAAATATTAA
- a CDS encoding SnoaL-like domain-containing protein, with product MFNLNIFGRSYAQAWCSQRPEFVSLFFAEGGSLTINDRNPATAREEISKVAESFMTAFPDIIVTMDSLVTTSEGAEFYWTFTGTNTGPGGSGKKVKISGVEIWQLDDNGRIKKSQGSFDTEKYNRQIKNGSENKCKTTTFNKKLTNIFI from the coding sequence ATTTTTAATCTGAATATTTTTGGAAGAAGTTATGCACAAGCCTGGTGCAGTCAAAGACCCGAATTCGTTTCTTTATTTTTTGCAGAAGGCGGATCATTAACAATAAATGATAGAAATCCAGCAACCGCCAGAGAAGAAATTTCAAAAGTAGCTGAGAGCTTTATGACTGCCTTTCCTGATATTATTGTTACAATGGATAGTCTTGTTACCACTTCAGAAGGTGCAGAGTTTTATTGGACGTTTACCGGAACTAATACAGGTCCGGGAGGAAGCGGTAAGAAAGTGAAAATCAGTGGTGTTGAAATTTGGCAGCTTGACGATAACGGACGAATAAAGAAATCACAAGGAAGTTTTGATACAGAAAAATATAATAGACAAATTAAGAACGGATCTGAAAATAAATGTAAAACAACAACCTTCAACAAAAAACTGACTAACATTTTTATATGA
- a CDS encoding ferredoxin: MIDFAERKINKLLIKIDRTTCIATQNYIKAAPNFFELDDERICAFKDSTETTPNEEIIEACSVCPVQALYVLDENGKQLVPKFL, from the coding sequence ATGATTGACTTTGCGGAAAGAAAGATTAATAAACTTCTGATTAAAATTGACAGGACAACTTGTATTGCCACACAAAACTATATCAAAGCAGCACCAAATTTCTTTGAACTTGATGATGAGAGAATTTGTGCATTTAAGGATTCAACAGAAACTACACCGAATGAAGAAATTATAGAAGCTTGTTCAGTCTGCCCGGTTCAGGCTTTATATGTACTGGATGAAAATGGGAAACAGCTTGTCCCTAAATTTTTGTAG
- a CDS encoding DUF86 domain-containing protein: MQRDISYFSDILESSKLAVNYLKKISFQEFTRDTAIQDAVIRRIEIIGEAPNRISDISRQMYVHLPWIEMKGMRNLLIYDYDEIDLKEVWNTVKNDLPFLIKEIEKILN; the protein is encoded by the coding sequence ATGCAGCGTGACATCAGCTATTTTTCAGATATACTTGAGTCATCTAAATTAGCTGTTAATTACCTGAAGAAAATTTCTTTCCAAGAGTTTACACGGGACACAGCAATTCAGGATGCTGTAATTCGCAGAATCGAAATTATTGGTGAAGCTCCAAATAGAATAAGCGACATATCAAGACAAATGTATGTTCATTTACCATGGATTGAGATGAAAGGAATGAGAAACCTCTTAATATATGATTATGACGAAATTGACCTCAAAGAGGTTTGGAACACCGTTAAAAATGATTTACCTTTTCTTATAAAAGAAATTGAAAAGATTCTGAATTAA
- a CDS encoding dihydrofolate reductase, which translates to MRKIISFMHISLDGFVAGPNGELNWAKVDEEIFDFVGKRISKGDTALYGRLTYQMMESYWPTAGDKPTATRHDIEHSKWYSKVHKVVLSKTMKDVSLLNTEIISDNLSEKIKKIKQHGDDDILLLGSPTATHSLFQLNLIDGYWLFVNPIILGQGIPLFVNVKDSIKLKLLTTRQFTCGVTELNYTVDRE; encoded by the coding sequence ATGAGAAAAATAATTTCATTTATGCATATATCGCTTGATGGTTTTGTAGCAGGACCGAATGGAGAACTCAACTGGGCTAAAGTTGATGAGGAAATTTTTGATTTTGTCGGCAAACGGATAAGCAAAGGAGACACTGCATTATATGGACGATTAACTTATCAGATGATGGAAAGCTACTGGCCCACCGCCGGTGACAAGCCGACAGCAACCAGGCACGACATTGAACATTCAAAGTGGTATAGTAAAGTTCATAAAGTTGTTTTATCAAAAACCATGAAAGACGTGAGTTTACTCAACACAGAAATAATTAGCGACAACCTTTCGGAGAAAATAAAAAAAATAAAACAACATGGAGATGATGATATCTTGCTTTTGGGAAGCCCGACAGCAACTCATTCGTTGTTTCAATTGAACTTAATTGATGGATATTGGTTGTTTGTTAATCCGATTATACTTGGGCAAGGCATTCCACTATTTGTAAATGTTAAAGATAGTATAAAACTAAAACTATTGACTACCCGACAATTCACTTGCGGAGTAACTGAACTGAATTACACAGTGGATAGAGAATGA
- a CDS encoding lactoylglutathione lyase has protein sequence MLKHIKLIETIFYVNDQEVSCKFYQNLFRMQADLNVPGMTEFHLSVNCKIGLMPNKGIAKILVDKIPHPDSGNGIPRCELYLYVENIQLEFDNAIKSGAKLISPIIERDWGDKVCYFSDPDGHIIAFAEKMEKEN, from the coding sequence ATGCTTAAACATATCAAACTTATAGAGACAATATTTTACGTCAACGACCAAGAGGTAAGTTGCAAGTTTTATCAAAATCTATTTCGTATGCAGGCAGACCTAAATGTTCCGGGTATGACAGAATTTCACTTGTCAGTCAATTGTAAAATTGGGCTAATGCCAAATAAAGGAATTGCAAAAATATTAGTAGACAAAATACCGCATCCAGACAGCGGGAATGGGATTCCGAGATGTGAACTGTATTTGTATGTTGAAAATATTCAGCTTGAATTTGATAATGCAATTAAAAGTGGGGCAAAACTAATAAGTCCTATTATTGAAAGAGACTGGGGAGACAAGGTTTGCTACTTTTCCGATCCGGACGGACATATCATTGCATTTGCGGAGAAAATGGAGAAAGAGAACTAA
- a CDS encoding nucleotidyltransferase gives MNNIKIPDERLRNICQKYLVKELAVFGSALTSDFRNDSDIDLLNIFHDKAEHSLFSKVRMKEEFEELFGRPVDLISRRAIENNRNLYKRKAILENLKVIYAA, from the coding sequence ATAAATAATATAAAAATTCCTGATGAACGATTAAGAAATATCTGCCAAAAATATCTTGTCAAAGAACTGGCGGTGTTTGGTTCAGCTTTAACTTCTGATTTCAGAAATGACAGTGACATTGACCTACTCAACATATTTCATGATAAAGCGGAACACAGTCTTTTTAGTAAAGTTCGGATGAAAGAAGAATTTGAAGAATTGTTTGGAAGACCTGTTGATCTTATAAGTCGCAGAGCAATTGAAAACAACCGTAACTTATATAAAAGAAAAGCAATACTTGAAAATCTAAAGGTAATCTATGCAGCGTGA
- a CDS encoding dihydrofolate reductase has product MRKIIAAINMTLDGFCDHTAIIPDEEIHQHYADLLSNADAVLYGRITYQLMQFWQTLIKNPSGEKSMDDFAVAMDKIPKIVFSNKLKNTDWESAKLAKQSLEEEVLKLKNFVKDGDKDIFVGSRSLIIQLMNLNLIDEYQLCVHPVIVGKGLPLFENINGKTIFKLIRAKIFSSGAVILYYEPTNTRTTNR; this is encoded by the coding sequence ATGAGAAAAATAATTGCTGCAATCAATATGACGCTTGATGGGTTTTGCGACCATACAGCAATCATCCCGGATGAAGAAATACATCAACATTATGCTGATCTATTAAGTAATGCAGATGCCGTTCTATATGGAAGGATTACATATCAACTTATGCAATTCTGGCAAACGCTGATAAAAAATCCTTCAGGAGAAAAATCAATGGATGACTTTGCTGTTGCCATGGATAAAATTCCAAAAATTGTTTTTTCAAATAAGTTAAAAAATACAGATTGGGAGAGCGCGAAACTTGCAAAACAATCTCTTGAAGAAGAAGTTTTAAAACTCAAAAATTTCGTCAAAGATGGAGACAAAGACATTTTCGTTGGTAGTCGAAGCTTAATCATACAGCTAATGAATCTAAATTTAATTGACGAATACCAACTGTGCGTTCACCCTGTCATTGTAGGAAAAGGACTACCATTATTTGAAAACATAAATGGCAAAACTATTTTTAAACTAATAAGAGCCAAGATTTTTAGTAGTGGTGCAGTAATACTTTATTATGAACCGACAAATACAAGAACAACGAACCGCTAA
- a CDS encoding SDR family oxidoreductase produces MGQSILKTVLVTGGNRGIGLEVCRQLGLLGYHIFLSARNSDKGNDKVEKLRNEKIIADFIQMDVSNEESIKIAASEFEKLKIRLDVLINNAAIFKDSEIIKLSTEEFRSVLNTNSIGAFIVIREFLPFLEKGGRIINVSSNAGALHDMDSYAPAYSISKTTLNAITKQFASALKGKKIAVNSVCPGWVRTDMGGWTATRSVKKGAETIVWLATETPIDKTGLFWSDKKVMDW; encoded by the coding sequence ATGGGGCAATCAATTCTTAAAACTGTTCTTGTAACTGGAGGCAATCGTGGAATTGGTCTGGAAGTTTGCAGGCAATTAGGACTACTTGGTTATCACATTTTCCTGTCTGCGCGAAATAGTGATAAAGGGAATGATAAAGTTGAAAAATTAAGGAATGAAAAAATTATAGCTGACTTCATCCAGATGGATGTTTCCAATGAAGAAAGTATTAAGATTGCAGCATCTGAATTTGAAAAGCTAAAAATTCGGTTGGACGTTTTAATTAATAATGCCGCAATATTTAAAGATTCTGAAATTATTAAACTTTCTACCGAAGAGTTCCGTAGTGTGTTAAATACAAATTCAATTGGTGCATTTATAGTTATAAGAGAATTTCTTCCATTCTTGGAGAAAGGAGGTAGGATAATTAATGTTTCAAGTAATGCCGGTGCTCTCCATGATATGGATAGTTATGCACCTGCTTACAGTATTTCTAAAACAACATTAAATGCAATTACAAAACAGTTTGCTTCAGCATTAAAAGGAAAAAAGATAGCAGTTAATTCGGTTTGTCCCGGCTGGGTTAGAACAGATATGGGTGGCTGGACAGCAACCCGTTCTGTGAAAAAGGGTGCGGAGACTATTGTCTGGCTTGCAACTGAAACTCCTATTGATAAAACAGGATTATTCTGGAGTGATAAAAAAGTAATGGACTGGTAA